ATGTTATTAACACTCATCTTAATGTTGTGGATGTTTGGATCATTGGCAAAATCTTATAAAAAAGGTCAAATCCCTACGGGTATTGGTCGTGTACTAGAGCCGCTAGTACTCTATGTAAGAGATGAAATAGCCGTACCAAATATCGGAAAACACAAGTATAGAAAATATATGGGATACCTTTTATCGGTATTCTTCTTTATCTGGATTTTGAATCTTTTGGGACTTACACCACTTGGTTTTAATGTTACAGGAAATATTGCCATTACACTTTGTTTGGCATTGTTTACATTCTTTATTACGCAGTTTACTGCAAACAAAGATTACTGGGGTCACATCTTTTGGATGCCAGGAGTACCTGTACCAATGAAAATCATTTTGATGCCCATCGAAATCTTAGGGATGTTTACTAAGCCATTCTCGCTTACTATTCGTTTATTTGCCAATATTACGGCAGGTCACTTTGTAGTAATGAGTTTGATTGCCTTAGTTTACGTTATGAACTCAGCCGTAGGAGGAACAATTACAGGTATTGCACTTGCTTTGTTTATTTCCTTAATTGAGTTGTTGGTTGCATTCTTACAAGCCTTTATCTTTACGATGCTTTCGGCATTGTTTATCGGTATGGCGGTGCAAGATCATGATCATCACTAAAATTGTTTTTTTTTGTTTAATTTCATAAATCATTAAGTTATGTACAATCTAATTGGAGCAGGATTAATCGTAATCGGAGGAGGATTAGGATTAGGTAAAATCGGTGGATCAGCAATGGAAGCTATTGCACGTCAACCAGAAGCTGCTGGTAAAATCCAGACTGCGATGATTATCATCGGAGCCCTATTGGAAGGATTGGCATTTGGTGCCTTGATCCTAGGAAAATAATTCCTAAACAAACAAAACCATACTCTGTTGGGATTGCCAGCAGAGTAGGTTTTAAAACAAAAAAAGAAAACAAATTATTCTTAAAACAATATAATGGAAAAGTTAATTAACGATTTTTCATTTGGTTTGTTCATGTGGCAAGCCATTATCCTTATCATTTTGATTCTTCTAATGGCAAAATATGCATGGAAGCCAATCATGAATGCACTTACAGAGCGTGAAGAAGGAATTAAAAACGCCCTTGACGCAGCTGAAAAAGCCAAAGAAGAAATGGCAAATATTTCTGCAAATAATGAAAAGATTTTGACAGAAGCAAGAGCTGAGAGAGATGCGATCTTAAAAGAAGCTCGTGAAATGAAAGAAAGCATGATTGCTGACGCTAAGGAAGCGGCATCTTCAGAAGCAGAAAAAATGATGAAGCAAACTCAAGATGCTATTATTGCTGAAAAGAATGCTGCCATTGCCGAAATGAAAAGTGAAATTGCAAAAGTTTCTATCGAAATTGCTGAAAAAGTCCTTAGAAATGAATTGTCTGACCAAGACAAGCAAAAGGCTTTGGTAGATAACTTGATCAAAGAAGTTAACCTGAACTAGTACCAAGATGCAAAATCAAAGAATAGGATCACGCTACGCAGATGCCCTTCTATCTTTGGCACAAAAACAAAATTGTGACGAAAAGGTATTAGAGGATATGCAAGCTATTTTAAGTACGCTCCAAGAGAATAAAGAATTGGATGATGTACTTAAAAGCCCAATCATCCCTTCGGATAAAAAGCAAGCAATATTAAACCAGATATTTGCTCAAGAAAGTCATGAAACTACTGTTTCTATGATCAAGCTACTATCTGAAAACAAAAGAGAAGATATTTTGAGAGCTTTAGCAACTAGCTATATTGAGCTTTACAAAGAATCAAAAAATATGGTAACGGCTACGGTTACCACTGCTTTTCCACTTGATGAAGCAACACGCTCACAAATAACTAAATTAGTTAATAGCCAAGTGGACGGAACAGTAGC
The sequence above is a segment of the Flavobacteriales bacterium genome. Coding sequences within it:
- the atpB gene encoding F0F1 ATP synthase subunit A, whose protein sequence is MNKNTLQVFILSFLFMIPMVLLAGGPAKEGQGLLAPRGSKEKADAIDAYKRHHLQDSYDFHLFSDAESGTHIGFPLPIILIDEGLHVFSSSKFHHGESVAESNGNYYKIFHGKIYKTDAAGTITMDDHGHATNPKPLDMSITKNVMGMLLTLILMLWMFGSLAKSYKKGQIPTGIGRVLEPLVLYVRDEIAVPNIGKHKYRKYMGYLLSVFFFIWILNLLGLTPLGFNVTGNIAITLCLALFTFFITQFTANKDYWGHIFWMPGVPVPMKIILMPIEILGMFTKPFSLTIRLFANITAGHFVVMSLIALVYVMNSAVGGTITGIALALFISLIELLVAFLQAFIFTMLSALFIGMAVQDHDHH
- the atpH gene encoding ATP synthase F1 subunit delta; protein product: MQNQRIGSRYADALLSLAQKQNCDEKVLEDMQAILSTLQENKELDDVLKSPIIPSDKKQAILNQIFAQESHETTVSMIKLLSENKREDILRALATSYIELYKESKNMVTATVTTAFPLDEATRSQITKLVNSQVDGTVALEEKVDEDIIGGYILQIGDQRINNSLANQLSSLKREFELKTLS
- a CDS encoding F0F1 ATP synthase subunit B, whose translation is MEKLINDFSFGLFMWQAIILIILILLMAKYAWKPIMNALTEREEGIKNALDAAEKAKEEMANISANNEKILTEARAERDAILKEAREMKESMIADAKEAASSEAEKMMKQTQDAIIAEKNAAIAEMKSEIAKVSIEIAEKVLRNELSDQDKQKALVDNLIKEVNLN